The DNA region ttatttcatatatttgtTAATATCACTATCTCACAATGTACGAGTATACGTACGTCTCTAATCAGCacgtcattttttatatttacttgtGCTTCTTTCTCCGTTGCCATACCACTACTAGGTACTGGAATTTCAATAGGTGGTTTAGCGTCTGGTTCAGGTGGAGATTGAGGGTGGGACTGAGGAAGGGTAGGTTCAATAATAGGACCTAAGGTTTGGGAACCACTGTATTGctgatatttaatttatacatacaATTTCTAGCAAATTCTTATTGTTACGGCATAATTCTTTACTCTTATCAATATAATTCAGGAAATAAATAGTGTATTTTGCATCAAAACCTGGTATTTCTACTACGGGGATTTGTGTAGGATACGGAGAAGTAGGGAATGGTGTTGGTGGCATCGGTTCAGGTGGAAATATAATTGGCTTAGGAGTTGGATTATTAAATCTCAGTTCTGCATTCTTACCTGCACCACGACCTTGGGTCGATAAATATCTGAGGGCAGTAACTGAACTAGTACCTACGTAACTTAGTTTTAATGTACCATTTTTAATCTGACAAGAGAAAAAGTGTTAACTTTAATTTGTTACATACAATTATTCATGTGATACTTATAACAGTAATAATTACCATTTTCTTGGTTGAATATTGTgtcgaaatatttttataaattaatccTGGACTGTATCAATAtgataaagtattaaaaaatcacTGGATATGGCAGAATACTCAATCGCCTAGGTTATGAAATATTACGGACTTAGTCTTCTGATGTTCTTATTGTTAGTGTTCAAATTTTGCGCATACAAAACGAAAATCTGTAATTTCGAAATCACGCGGAGTGTGACACAGCAAATGTAAGTAAATAGAATATATCAATATTATACAGAATGAGTTTCACTACATATTGAACTTAAAAGTACgataaaaataatgtaataaaatacgtaatgtttaaattagatAACGCATATACAGAATGATAATTAACATAGTATatccatacatatatatatacatatttaaaatccTCATACTTATTAAAATGTGAAAGCTGTATTTTTCAAACGAACAAATATTATTAGGTATGTACGTACTAAGCattaaatttgtacaaatatataaagtataaaaaCAAGACACGAAGGAATTTATTAAGTATATCTAAGTATTTTCAAATCTTGAAGAAATAAGACTTGCTTTATATAGTAGTAATGTTATACGATAGATTAACGTATACTTTACTAAATCTGCAACTACTCTAATGCggtttcttaatttaaaaaaacgaaatAAGTAATATTGTTTAAGCATTTTTCCACGTTACGTGAGCTAATAATCATATTTTCGCGCCTAAACAGCATGCGCTACAGCTCTGCAGCTACACGTGATGCCAACATATTCGTAGTTCTCGTAGCACTCGaactatttactgtttattgaaatattattgaGTATCCAAACATTTTCAGACTATTCTACGATAATGGCCACAGCGATGTTTAATTGTACTAATATAATTAGTCGATGTGTATCAGACATAAAGAAGAGTAGTGTACATTATTACAGTCTCCACAAGGTTAAGAAagtattctcgaaatattttcTGTCGCAGCCACCGGAACCTCCTTATGATCACATCTGTCAGCTTGGCGACCCTGTTTTACGGACGAAAGCGACGTCAGTGGATACGAAAGTAATACAAACGCATGAATTTCAAAAGGTACTTTCCAATATTTCCGTACATTTGTTCATTTTCACGTTACATTcgatgtaaaatattttcagtTGCCATTTTAGATACTTTTAGTGCCGaacgttaatattttttcaagggTCTGTGTAAATTATACtgagaaataaataattcggtGTCACAGGTACTTGGTCAGTTAGAGAAAGTAATGAAGAAGCATCGGTTGGTAGGAATATCAGCGCCACAAATCGGTCTTCCCTGGCAAGTGTGTGCTATAGAAGTGACGGAACAGAGTTTGAACAGTGTCGATCCAGAAATCCAAAAATTGTGCGAAATGGAAATTGTTCCGTTAACGTACTTCATTAACCCGAAAATGGAAATAAAGAATCCAGCAGAGGGCACGTTTGTTGAAATGTGCGGGAGTATTGCCGGTTTTAGGGCAGAAGTACAGAGAGCAAAAGAAGTTGAAGTCAAAGCCCTTAATCGACTTGGAGAGGCATTTACTTGGTCGGCAAAGGGGTATCCAGCTAGGATCATTCAGCACGAATTCGACCATCTGCAAGTAAGTTGTTCTTATACCATCGTCTTATTTTACCatttaaattgtatattttaataGAAGTGTTTATACAGTATGTCTTAAAATAATGCGATAAGCTAAACCGTGCACAAtttttgtgtcaaaagaaaTCGAAGTCTCTTATGTTTCGTGCATAATTACGTGTTCATTTCCCGCGCGATTGGTTGCTTAGAATTTAAATAAAGCGCGCCAAAAGTTGGActccctaaaattttaattgtttatatctTGAAAAGGAAGGAATTTAAAGGTGTACGCAATTATACATGTTTCTATTGTTAATTAATTCACGAAACTTAATAATGGTCTTATTGGTGAAGTAAAATAAACTTTTCGCGATTGAGTTCACAAAGCATTTTGAAATATGTACACGATTGTTTGtgaaaaatttttcattatttcagGGTATACTTTACATTGACAAAATGGATCGATCCACATTTGAGTGTTGCTTTTGGGAGGAGGTAAACTTAAATAGGGGAAAAATTACTCTAAAATATTACGTACAGTAATTATTACGAAGTATTTAAATCGACATATGTGTAATATAATAAAAGTGTTAATAccaattattcttttattcaaCTGCCCTTAAGGAAATTTGAGAGCGTTTTCAAAAATAGGATATTTTTATTGATATATCTtccaaattacattttttacgaTATATGACAATTATAAGGTACATGGacagttttgttttaaaaaaatcaaattggGTAATAGAATTTCTTTGAAGTGCCAGTCAATAAATATTAGCTACAGAATTTTCATAAAACGCTTTTCGAAATCGATTTACAAGAATGCAGATTATTGCGGATTCCGTCGCGATTGGTTGTAAATGTACAGTAACTCATCCAGTTCTTGTAGAATTACTGTAAGCTAGCCATATTTTATAGTTTATGATTAACTTTACAACGTTGATCTGagttaaatgttaaattaatttttttggggGTAATTGATCACTATTTTACGAAAACTCAAATTCTTGGTCGAACTGGCAATTAAGGATTAAAAATTGAAGGGCAACCATGATATTTTTACATGTAGGGTACTGGAATAAAAGTTatcttaaaacatttttttattgcaagagGTATTTTACTGGTTTAAGAACGTTAAATACTGAATAGTCATACTTAAGATGGTTCACCCTATACGTGTGCATATGCTATAGTGTCTATGTCGAAATACTTCATACAAAAGAGATAGAAATATCACattaagtatttatttttacgTCATACGTATATCTTCCTGTCTCCGTTTCATACAGCTTTTGTTTACATAGAAAGTATAATTAAATCTTGCCTCAGCTCTTTAGATTAATGTTCACATATTTATGTACAATATTAAACAGTATTCTTATTTCCCATCTTATCAATAAAGGAACTTATTTCGGAAGCATCTTAAATCTAATAAAAGCGAATCAGAGAAAATCATGATTCCTTCAATTATTCAAAACATGCATTATTAATATGAAGTACGTTATTGTTATTAAATATAACGCATTATCAAATAAATTTGCTTATCATTAAGTTGCTTAAGATGCCAATAACGCACTATGGTCAGAAGAGAAAATTAGCTGAAATTTCCGGTTGTGAAAGACGAAAAGTGCTCCAttcttaataaaataacaaagtaaTAAAGCTTCAATTTAATTTACCAACGCGATCTTCACGGTTAAAATAGTCTAGTCTTTGATGGTGTATTTTTAATCCAAATTGAAGTCTTATCTCAGACACGTCGTCCACGGTATGAACTACTGTTATATGTCTGGGCGTTTCTACTAGTCTATCTTACATGCTAAGAAGACAATTCACAAAGAAGCCCGAGAAGGAAACCTACCCATTCATTGTTAGCTATTTTTTCCATTATGAGCTGAGCATAATTATCACTGCGTGGTAATTTTACTTGTCCCGAAATAGACTACAAAGTCAGGTATTCAAAAACATATGTTAGTCTCCCAAAACACCAAGATGACTTTCGCATGATCAATTTTGcgtctacttaaaaaaataagcTGGGTTGCATTCCTTTCAAGACCAAATAG from Andrena cerasifolii isolate SP2316 chromosome 10, iyAndCera1_principal, whole genome shotgun sequence includes:
- the LOC143374399 gene encoding peptide deformylase, mitochondrial — its product is MATAMFNCTNIISRCVSDIKKSSVHYYSLHKVKKVFSKYFLSQPPEPPYDHICQLGDPVLRTKATSVDTKVIQTHEFQKVLGQLEKVMKKHRLVGISAPQIGLPWQVCAIEVTEQSLNSVDPEIQKLCEMEIVPLTYFINPKMEIKNPAEGTFVEMCGSIAGFRAEVQRAKEVEVKALNRLGEAFTWSAKGYPARIIQHEFDHLQGILYIDKMDRSTFECCFWEEVNLNRGKITLKYYVQ